The Stigmatella ashevillena genomic sequence TACCAGCCGTGGCACCTGGGGGGCTTCCTGGGCATCCGCTATCCGGATCCCCGCGCCTTCCTCCTTTCCTTCTTCTCGCCGCTGCGCGGGCTGTTCACCCTGTCGCCCTTCCTGCTGCTGGCGCTGCCGGGCCTGCTCCTGATGCGGCGCGAAGGACGGGCCTCCAGGGAATGGCGAACGCTCTGCTGGCTGTCGGCGGCGTTGCTCGCCGGGTACACGTACTTCACCTCGTCCTTCTCCTATGACTCGTGGGGGTGGACGACCGGGCCCCGGCACCTGACGGGGCTGGTGCCCTTCCTGCTGCTGCCCGTGGCCCTGGTGCTGGAACGGCTGCGCGCAGGACGCCATCCCTGGCTGCTGGGCGGAGCCGCAGCGGTATGCGCGGTGTCCATCCTCATCACAGGCGTGCTCACGCTCATCAATTACATCCCAGACCTGGTCTCCAGCGCGCTCCTCTCCCTGGCCCTGCCCCTGCTGAAGGCCGGGTATCTGACGCCCACCGTGCTGAGCTTCTGGGGAATTCCCCAACCGCTGGCGGGCGCACCCCTGCTCCTGGCCTTGCTCGCGCTGGCGGGGTGGACCTTCGTGCGGCTGGGCTCACCCGAGCACGCCTGGCCCCCTCGGGCCGTGCTGGCGGGAGGCGCCCTCATGGCGGTGCTGCTGCTGGGCGCCCAGGTCCCGGGCGCCGCCCATCATGCGGGTGACCAGGAGTCCCTCCGCCTCCTCAAAGCCGTCTGGCTCACGCCGCCCGGCAAGGCGGTGTCCTTCTGGCCTGCCCCGCCCCGTTGATCAGCCGCGCGCCGCCGCGTGCTCCGCATCCAAGCGGGCCTTCTCTGCGATCATGAGGTTCCGCACGTGCTCCAGCAGGGCGGGCACGCTGTTGCCGTGCTCCGCTGGGTTCACGGGAGGCAGCACCCTCACGTGGCACCGGGCCGTGGTCTGAAGCTTCAGACCGTGCTTGGGCAGGGTCCGCGCGGTTCCCGTGAGGACCATGGGAATGACGGGGCACTGCAACTTCACCGCGAGGTGGAAGGCCCCTTCCTTGAAGGCCTTGATGTTCCCATCCGGAGAGCGCGTCCCCTCGGGGAACATGAGAATGGGCACACCCCGGAGGAGCCACTTCTCGCATTCCACCATCATCCGCCCGACACTCTCCCGGTCGCCTCGCACCAGCGGCACATAGCGGTTGAGCGTCATGTTCCAGCCGATGAAGGGCAGCCGGAAGTTGGCCGCCTTGGACACCCACTTGAAGGGACGGTAGAGGCCAAAGAGCACCAGGATGTCGCCCAGCGACTCATGGTTGGACACCAGCACCGCGGCGCCGCGCCAGGGCAGGTGTTCCCGGCCCTCCACCCGCGAACTCCAGAGCGGATTCGCATAGATGTAGAGCTGGGCCCAGAAGCACGAGTACAGGTGCAGGATGCGCCCATTCCGGTCAAACGGGAGCGTGAGCGCCCAGAGCACCACCGCCCCCAGGTAGAACACCAGGCTGGAGAGCGCGAAGAACGACCAGAAGGCGATAGAGAAGAGGAGTCGAATGGTGCGGCGCAGTGTGCCACACGCCTGCCTGCCTGGCAGCGAAAAGGCGGGCGCTGCCCTCTGCCAGGGCCGGTGTGGTACTCGCTCGTGCCATGGCACCTCCTCCCCGCCGGGGCCACGCGCTGGCGCTCAAGTCTCGCCAGCGCACACCGGGCCACCACTACAACGCGAGCTTCCTCTCCGCGGCCGACCGCGCGGAAATCATCGCCTGGCTGACGGTCTTGAGGCCGCTGTGGGAGGAGCGCTACTCGAAGCACTTCCCACCTCCCCCAGGCCAGAGCCAGCGCCGGCTCCTGCGCCCCGTCTATTGGCTGGGCAACTGGCAGTTCGCATGCCTCGACTACTACCGGCCGCCCAAGGGGGTGAAGAACCGGTGTGTGCAGGCAGAGCCGTTTCCCCCCGTCCTCCAACGCCAGGTGAAGAAGGTGGAGGAGCTGGCGCGCCGCATGTTCCGAGGGCCGGACATGCCCCCGAGCTGGCACCTCAACACCTGCCTGGTGAACTTCTACGGCAACCGGCTGGAGGACGGGCGCTGGGTGGACACCGCCCGTGTGGGCGAGCACAAGGACTTCGAGCCCGGACCCGTGGCCTCGCTCTCCCTGGGGGAGCGCGCCCTCATCCAATTCGTCACCTCCACGCGCCCCGGCGAGCGGGACGAGGTGGTGCTGGAGCAGTGGCTCGACGATGGCGCGCTGCAACTCTTCGGAGGCGCCCAGTGGAAGGAGAAGACCTTCCACCGGGTGCAGCGGGTGGACACCCGCGCGGGGCACCTGCTGCCCCCCGAGATTCCCGGCTTCCAGACGCGCCGGGTGAACTTCACCTTCCGCTACGTGCCCGACGAGCACGTGATGCCCTTCGCGCAGCTGTCACCCGAGGCGCGTGAGGACGTGACGCCCTACGTCCGCACGCTGGCCGAGGGCAGCGCCTTCTTCCGCGAAGCCCTCGAGCGCGCAGCGTCCCTCAGCCGCACGCCTCCACGCGACGAAGAGGCTCCGGAGCGAGCTCCGGAGCGGGCTCCGCCTGACCCGCTCCCGCCGCCTTCGAAACCTGGGAGGTGAGCACCACCATGCCGCCCATGTTCTTGAAGCCTGGGAGCGACAGGAGCGCATAGTCCGCCGCGTGGAGCAGCTCCGTGGCGAACCGCCGGACCGATGATGCCCGCTCGTAGGTGGTGCCCTTCATCACGAAGCGGTTGAACCAGCTGAGCAGCGAGAAGTGCCGCATCCGCGTGCCGGGCAGGCGTTGCAGGATGAGGTTCAGCTCGGCGGACTCCAGCGGACGCTCGTCCGGAGTCGCCCCCTCGTGAATGGGGATGTGCGAGCGAAGCCGCCGGAGCATCGGACTGAGGCTGAGCGGCTCGGAGAAGACGACCCGGGCGCCCGGCTTGGCCCACCGCTCCAACTGGCTCAGCACCCCCTCCAGCTCGGGAATCAGGTGGTGAAGGATGCCATCTCCCCAGATGACATCGAAGGTGTTCTCCGGGAAGGTCGCCAGCTCCAACGGCGAGCAGTGGAAGACGACCCGGTCCTGAACACCTGCCCGCCGGGCCCGCTCGGTCGCCAGCTCGATCGACCGCGGCGAAATATCGATGCCCGTCACCCGGGCGCCCCGGCTCGCCAGCAGCACGCTGTTGGAGCCGTCACCGCACCCCACATCCAGCACGTGCTGGCCGCTCAAGTCTCCCAGGCTCTCGAACCGGAACTCCTTGTTGAACCAAGGACGCAACCGGCCACTGTACCGCTGGAGGATGGCTGGATCCATCCAAGGAATCTTTCCGAGCTGGGACTCCGCCAACCGATCGAAGAACTCCGCCTCGGATGCCCACCGCTTCGACCTCATGTCTCACCCGCCCATCCAATTGTCTCAGCGCGAAGAACGTAGGGCCTGGGATCTGTGGACGAAACTTCCTACGGCGCCGGTAGGGCTGCCCCGTGTTGCTCGGCCGACAGAACCCCACCGCCTCAAGCACCGGTACCGGACACTGTCGCCCCCCTCACCTCTGTCCGCGACCGCAGGGCGACTTGAAGTTTTTCCTGATTTACAAAGAAAATCTATTTTTCTTATTCTACCGGGATCCCGAGAAATCTCGACGCATCAACATCTATTCAGTAGCGGCCGACATCCGTCGGTCCATGCCCGGAATTCAAGGAGGCGCGACATGGAGCAGCGACGAGGCAACCCTGGCTGTGGAAGGGGAGCAGGTCACCACTGGCGCAGACGGCTGTGGGCTGCACTGATGGCCCTGGGGGTAAGTGGATGTGATGAAACCACGGCTCCCCTGGCGGACACGGCCGGCCAGAAGGCGAGCCCCCTGTCGGAGGCTTGCGATGCGCAGCCGCCCTTCGAGCCGAACTTCGAGCCGGAGCTCCAGTGGGCGTGGACGGGGAGCCCGCAGGCCTCCGAGTTCAACCAGGTGATGATGACGCCGGTGGTGGTGGACGTGAACGCCGACGGCGTCCCGGACATCGTCTTCAGCACCTTCAAGAACGGCACCGGCGAGGCCATCTGGAAGGAGGGGGTGCTGCGGGCCATCAGCGGCGATGACGGCCGGGACTTGTGGGCGAACACCGAGCCTGCCCACCGCATCAAGGCGGCCTCCAGCATCGCCGCGGGCGACATCGACAACGATGGCCTGGTGGAGATCTGCGGCATCCCCTCGGATGGCCGGGGCATCATCTGCTACGAGAACGACGGCACCTTCAAGTTCCGCACGTCCCCGGATGCGTTCGATTACAACGAGTGGGGAGGCCCCTCGCTGGCGGATCTCGACGGCGATGGCCTCGTGGAGATCCTCGACGGCAACCGCGTCTACAGCCACACGGGGGCGCTGAAGTGGGTGGGAGCGGACGGCATGGGCGGCGCCGAGTACACGGGCCCCGTGTCCTTCGCGGCCGACCTGGACGGGGATGGCAAGCAGGAGGTCATCAACGGTCGCTCCATCTACAAGCACAACGGCACGCCCTATTGCCCTTCCGCGCCAATTCCCCACGGCTTCGCGGCGGTGGCCAACTTCGATGAGGATTCGAAGGCGGAGATCGTCGTGTCGGGCTACGGCCAGGTGAGCCTGCTCGATGACAACTGCCAGGTGCTCTGGACCGTCCCCGTGCCCGGGGGCGGCCATGGGGGCTCGCCCAACATCGGGGACTTCGACAATGACGGCGCGCCGGAGATCGGCCTGCCCGGCACGAAC encodes the following:
- a CDS encoding lysophospholipid acyltransferase family protein — translated: MPWHERVPHRPWQRAAPAFSLPGRQACGTLRRTIRLLFSIAFWSFFALSSLVFYLGAVVLWALTLPFDRNGRILHLYSCFWAQLYIYANPLWSSRVEGREHLPWRGAAVLVSNHESLGDILVLFGLYRPFKWVSKAANFRLPFIGWNMTLNRYVPLVRGDRESVGRMMVECEKWLLRGVPILMFPEGTRSPDGNIKAFKEGAFHLAVKLQCPVIPMVLTGTARTLPKHGLKLQTTARCHVRVLPPVNPAEHGNSVPALLEHVRNLMIAEKARLDAEHAAARG
- a CDS encoding alpha-ketoglutarate-dependent dioxygenase AlkB, whose translation is MAPPPRRGHALALKSRQRTPGHHYNASFLSAADRAEIIAWLTVLRPLWEERYSKHFPPPPGQSQRRLLRPVYWLGNWQFACLDYYRPPKGVKNRCVQAEPFPPVLQRQVKKVEELARRMFRGPDMPPSWHLNTCLVNFYGNRLEDGRWVDTARVGEHKDFEPGPVASLSLGERALIQFVTSTRPGERDEVVLEQWLDDGALQLFGGAQWKEKTFHRVQRVDTRAGHLLPPEIPGFQTRRVNFTFRYVPDEHVMPFAQLSPEAREDVTPYVRTLAEGSAFFREALERAASLSRTPPRDEEAPERAPERAPPDPLPPPSKPGR
- a CDS encoding class I SAM-dependent methyltransferase — its product is MRSKRWASEAEFFDRLAESQLGKIPWMDPAILQRYSGRLRPWFNKEFRFESLGDLSGQHVLDVGCGDGSNSVLLASRGARVTGIDISPRSIELATERARRAGVQDRVVFHCSPLELATFPENTFDVIWGDGILHHLIPELEGVLSQLERWAKPGARVVFSEPLSLSPMLRRLRSHIPIHEGATPDERPLESAELNLILQRLPGTRMRHFSLLSWFNRFVMKGTTYERASSVRRFATELLHAADYALLSLPGFKNMGGMVVLTSQVSKAAGAGQAEPAPELAPEPLRRVEACG